A window of the Lentimicrobiaceae bacterium genome harbors these coding sequences:
- the ychF gene encoding redox-regulated ATPase YchF, with protein MALKCGIIGLTNIGKTTLFNCISNTKGQTSNFAYSTNKSNLGQIIVPDDRLYEIDKLIKSARIVPVTVEIVDIPGLAKGASQGEGVGNKFLADIQQTDAIIHVLRCFDDENLPHVEGSINPVRDREIVDLELQIRDLDLVERKILRLEKAAKTGDKDAKHGVEVLTAVKEHLESFQSVRLLEIDDADRRFIDDMYLLTDKPVIYVCNVDDASAVSGNKYVDQFKEAVKEENSEVLVVAGALEAEIAELESPEDRKVFLEDAGLTEPGVNRLVRSAYSILNLMSFFTAGPMEVRAWTIKKGMTAPQAAGVIHSDLERGFIRAEVMKYKDFIELKSEHACRTAGKLFVEGKSYVVEDGDIMHIRFNV; from the coding sequence ATGGCATTAAAATGCGGCATTATCGGGTTGACTAATATTGGTAAAACAACCCTTTTTAACTGTATCTCCAACACCAAAGGGCAAACTTCCAACTTTGCATACAGTACAAATAAATCGAATCTCGGACAAATTATTGTTCCTGACGACAGATTGTATGAAATTGATAAACTGATTAAATCAGCCAGAATTGTTCCTGTAACTGTTGAAATAGTTGATATTCCAGGGTTGGCCAAAGGAGCTAGCCAGGGAGAAGGCGTGGGAAATAAATTTCTTGCCGATATCCAGCAAACCGATGCCATTATACATGTATTGCGTTGTTTTGATGACGAAAACCTTCCACATGTGGAAGGCTCCATCAATCCTGTGCGCGATCGTGAAATTGTAGATCTTGAGTTGCAGATTCGCGACCTCGATTTAGTCGAACGTAAAATCCTTCGACTCGAAAAGGCCGCTAAAACCGGCGATAAAGATGCCAAACATGGTGTTGAAGTGCTGACTGCCGTGAAAGAACATCTTGAAAGTTTTCAATCGGTTCGTTTGCTTGAAATTGATGATGCCGATCGCCGGTTTATTGACGATATGTACTTGCTTACCGATAAACCGGTTATTTATGTATGTAATGTTGATGATGCCTCTGCCGTGAGCGGAAATAAATATGTTGACCAGTTTAAGGAAGCTGTAAAAGAAGAAAATTCAGAAGTATTGGTGGTGGCAGGTGCGCTTGAAGCTGAAATTGCTGAACTCGAAAGCCCTGAAGATCGTAAGGTGTTTCTGGAAGATGCTGGCCTTACTGAGCCCGGTGTTAATCGCCTGGTGCGTTCAGCGTATAGCATTCTTAACCTGATGTCATTTTTTACTGCCGGACCAATGGAAGTACGTGCCTGGACTATAAAAAAAGGGATGACAGCTCCGCAGGCTGCAGGTGTAATTCACAGCGATCTGGAGCGTGGCTTCATTCGTGCTGAAGTAATGAAATACAAGGATTTTATTGAACTTAAATCAGAGCATGCCTGCCGTACTGCCGGAAAACTATTTGTTGAAGGTAAAAGCTATGTGGTTGAAGATGGGGATATTATGCATATAAGATTTAATGTTTAA
- a CDS encoding DUF2279 domain-containing protein — protein MVIIKNHKKPLSAAGFCLLLLFCLSIYPFLSFAQHQSSFQAQDTMKPDQLNHNRLKMLIIGGSVIYAGSMTGLYQIWYKNYPQSGFHFINDNREWLQIDKIGHATTAYNVGMAGYETLRWAGLSKRKSAWYGGSLGFMYLTVIEILDGFSKEWGASPGDLLANTFGSAAFISQQLLWDEQRIQIKWSAHPTKFAEFRPEQLGHNHAESLIKDYNGQTYWLSCNIHSFLKKDSRFPKWLNFAAGYGVDGLTGGNSNPAEADGVPLPYFDRRRQYYLAPDIDLSRIKTSSATVNLFLKYLGILKFPLPALEFGKKGVKFHPLYF, from the coding sequence ATGGTCATCATTAAAAACCATAAAAAGCCTTTATCAGCAGCAGGATTTTGCCTGCTGCTCCTTTTTTGTTTAAGTATTTATCCATTTTTATCCTTCGCTCAACATCAATCTTCGTTTCAGGCGCAAGATACCATGAAGCCTGATCAGCTTAACCACAATCGTTTAAAAATGCTGATTATCGGAGGCTCCGTCATTTATGCCGGTTCCATGACAGGACTTTATCAAATCTGGTATAAAAATTATCCACAATCAGGGTTTCATTTTATCAATGATAACCGTGAATGGCTGCAAATTGACAAGATCGGACATGCCACTACGGCCTATAATGTGGGAATGGCGGGTTATGAAACACTCAGATGGGCCGGTCTGAGCAAAAGAAAATCAGCGTGGTATGGTGGTAGTCTGGGATTTATGTACCTGACAGTAATCGAAATTCTGGATGGATTTTCGAAGGAATGGGGCGCTTCGCCCGGTGATTTGCTGGCCAATACGTTTGGCTCTGCTGCATTTATAAGTCAGCAACTGCTTTGGGATGAGCAACGAATCCAGATAAAATGGTCGGCACATCCTACAAAGTTTGCCGAATTCCGTCCTGAGCAACTCGGACACAATCATGCCGAAAGCCTGATAAAAGACTATAATGGCCAGACTTACTGGCTATCGTGTAATATTCATTCATTTTTGAAAAAAGATTCACGCTTCCCCAAATGGCTGAACTTTGCTGCAGGCTACGGAGTGGATGGACTTACCGGCGGAAATTCAAATCCTGCTGAAGCAGACGGTGTTCCCCTGCCCTATTTCGACAGACGCCGGCAGTATTATCTGGCTCCTGACATTGATCTTTCAAGAATCAAAACTTCATCAGCCACTGTCAATCTTTTTCTGAAATACCTGGGAATATTAAAATTTCCCCTGCCTGCACTTGAATTCGGGAAAAAGGGCGTTAAGTTTCATCCCCTGTATTTTTAA